From the Xenopus laevis strain J_2021 chromosome 7L, Xenopus_laevis_v10.1, whole genome shotgun sequence genome, the window attcgttcgaacgattgtaagcattcgatcgaatgaaaatccttcgatcgaatggcttcgatcgttcgattcgaatggaaatccttcgatcgaacgattaaaatccttcgatcgttcgattcgaacgattttagcgggtgttcgaagttcgcgaactgtccgcgaacgttcgcattttttgccggtgttcgcgaacggcgttcgcgaacaccaaatcggcagttcgctacatccctaattatcatGCTAAACCCAGTGTAGACCATGATATCTTCTAATTGGGATAGATAGTCTGCCATTGACTaaaacatgatcttgacaggtttgagatgccaggttttcagattcaggctttttgcatcATTGGTGTATAATACAtcagtatttttttcattaaaaatacaagtttttgccccaaaaagtctgaccagaaaaaaatttaactttagtaaataacccccaagtatATGGGAACAAGATTAGCACCTAGCTATACTAAATTGGGAAGATCAGCAAATCTGGGCATGTTCCCAAGAGCAGTTTCGTTAATGATATTTTATTCATAGTCATATGGTCAGGCCTACTCAAATTTGTAGAAACCTGAACCAAAATGATTTTACCTTGGAGTTCTCATTGAATTTTAATTctagtcaaaaaaatgttttagatttagaaatatatgtaaataaatgaagTTGAGGTTTGCAATTATATCTTAGCCAGCATTAACCAACACCCAACATGGATAAATAATATATCATATGGCCTATTATGCCGCATAAAAACTTCTCTAAACCAGAAGAAATTGATAAAGAAATGGAATTTGTTACAAAAAGATTTAAGAAAGGGGGACCACAAAAAGGATTGTATAAAAAATCAGTTGAAAAGgttgcacaaataaaaaagggAGGATTTAATTAAAGGAATACTTGTCGGTAAGGAGACTGGTAAAGATAATAGGTGCACCTTTGTCACTACATATGCACCTGGAGCCTATGAAATCAAACAAATTATCTGCAAGAATTGGAGTATTCTTGAATGGCATAAACTACTGAaggataatattattaaaaacctGAAGTAGTTTTTAGGAGAGCaagaaacttaaaggagaactaaaccctaaagttaaaaaaaccctacccccctaccctacatagacccccctccctcctcccaccagcctaagtgttaccccgggaaaatgcccctaacgttttacttacccctttgtgcagattcagacatcggagttcacgggctccATCTTATCTTATCTCCATCCATGATCGATAGGGCTGAAAACTGTTCTAGCGACCgtcccgttcactagcgaattcactctacgcctgttagtaaattggtgatgtccctgcggatgggatttctggcgaatttttgcaagtGACtcccacttcaccctttagtaaatctgccccaagacgTTGCGTTGACACAAGTGCCTTTAATGTAAATGCAAAAGGAACACAgcttttgcaggttagggttgggtgtgggttatgGTTTTGTGGGTCAGGGTCGGGTGCAGGCTCAGTTTCTTCACACATAGTAGGTGCAACACTGAGCAGCTTttgtatatacattttgtataagGCACAGTGGACACAATGTAGCAGACAGTCTTGATGCCTTGGGATTCTTTTTCGGGGGTGGAAGGAATACATCATTCATTTGGGTGGAAAATGTGGCAATTTGTATGTGAAACCTGCACTTAGTGCATAGCATTGTGTTTGTACAGTAAATGCCCTCTAACATCTTTTCGGAATTTTTGTAGCAAAGAAACATATGAATTTTTAAAGCAGCGAAAAGTTAAAAGGCAATAAAacactaaagaaataaaaaaaggagcTGCAAGTGAGATTACACAATATATGATATCACAATGGATCACTTTCTGTGTAACGTTGTTTCCTTTTAAGTCATTTTTGCCAATCTGCAATATTTGTGACCTCCTATTTACCTCATTTACTGTTGCCCCACCCTAATAACTTGTATAAATTCACAGGTTTACTTGTCACTCAATCTTTCCGATGAGAATCCAGTTACTGGAGACTGAGTGCAGGCAGTTACGGTTACTGTGCAAACTGTCAATATGAGACTTTCCCTGGGAATTCTTTCTGTCTTCTCAGCACTGGCTGCAACCGGTAAGTtcaacaaatgtatatatatatatttttattttttttttgtaattctaatTAAAAGTTTTCAGGTGAATTTGGTTATAGGTGAATATTATTGAATTtgcacagggaacaaggcagtAATCACTCACAATGTTCACCCTCGTTGGGGATTCTGTAGGGGGAGATTCTAATTTGGGGTTTGGAGAAAGCTGAGTGGTTACACTCCTTTAAATAGAAGGAGAATGGCAAATGGATcggcattaaagggaaagtcttTTTCGTTCTAGGGTGGTTCAGGAAACAATGTTATCTTGGGTACAAATGTCATTCTTGCAGTAGAGAGTGAATTTTGTAAGTTAGGGAAAAAAGGTGGGGCTAGTGTATAGGAATAATGAGCTGAATTTTATATGTATCCATGATGGGAGATGTAATGGAAGTTATAGAAGACGGACCCAGAATTGCTCAAAACCAAACTTTATGGCCCTATATAAAGAGAGTTTGTTGATTTTCAGCCAAGAGAAtagaataatatattatttatggagggtacaggtatggaacctgttatccagaatgcttgggacctgggattttctggataatggatctttccataattttggtcttcataccttaagggagctagcacacaggcaaattcagggagatttagttgaaTGGTGACTAATTGCcccttctgtggggcgacaatctccccgaactgccttccgtcggctataatgagaaaacggcaGCGCcatttcgatttccgaagtcgcccgaactttcctcatgaggcaacttcggcggacttcggaaatcgaagcgccgcgagtgcattggcgctgatgtttactagatattactgggccccacagcaaattatttttcaggcccccaaaatgtttagagattgacttgtttctccaatatttattgaaattgtatatgaattagggcctcatggggcctctatacctcctgggtccccctgcagccgcagggtctgcttcctctatagttacgcccctgtgtttACTTATTATAGCAGGCAGGGGGacggcagttcgaggagattgttgcccagcagaagaggtgattagtcaccaggcaactaaatctccccgaatctgcccgtgtgctagctccctaagtctactagaaaatcatgtaaacatgaaataaacccaataggctggttttgcttccaataaggattaattatatcttagttgggatcaactacaagttactgttttattattacacagaaaaaggtaattcggagctttcaggaaaatgggtttctggataatggatcccatacctgtacaattcaaAGGTAAAGAGCCACACTCACACCAATCACTGTTTGAAGTCACAGGTGCACGCTGTCTCCTCTCTGCAAAAGGTTCTCACACATGGATTGAagtaactgcagcagcactctgttctgtgataaatgatatttattcgtgcatcggccgatgcacgaataaatatcatttatcacagaacaggatcccatacctgtataacacacactaacacatggaagaaataaaaatagcccGAGTTAAAAGAATAGGGGATTTAACAAAATGATTCAAAGTACAGtcatggaacctgttatacagaatggggttttccagatagggggTGCTGATGATTTTATTTAACCAGAACCTTATTATAGAACAAAACCCAGAGACAAGATTCACAGAGCAACAATTGTAATTGTGTCACAATCACCTTCAATGATTCCTTGTCTGTAGCAGCTTTTATAGGTAAATTCTTACGTAACGGATAACTGGTGAGTTACAAAGGTTACAGTTTATGAAAGTCCCCATTGATGAATAGTAGCATTCTTGTAGATTTATTAAGATgacatatttataatttaaacattaaataaacccaatagaattgttttgcctccaataaggattaattatatcttagttggggtcaagtacaagttactgttttattattacagagaaaaaggaaatcactttcaaaatgctgaattatttgatcataatggagtctatgggagacgatcttcccgtaattctgagctttttagataacaagcttctgaataatagatcccatacctgtcattcCAAAACTAGGAgattagaaaaataaagaaaacaagaaaCATATAGACAAGCTCTCGTATGAGGGTTTCCagagtttttcagggtttttgccCACATCTTCAGTCTATAACGACGTTCCCTAACCTTTTTATGGCTTGGGGACCGGTGTAGAgttctatgggagttggcctttaggtagtttggagctgtctggataacgggtttcatgGATTACAAAAGAATACTGGCCCATAGAATAGTTTAAGTGAGCCCTGGTCATTATCAGTTTGAATAATGGAGCTCTTtgatggaaataaataaaataaaaaatagtgtaGTGAATGTATGTATACTTAAAAATAAAGAGGCAAGAGAACCATTGCAATAAATATACAGGGGTACAATGTTGGGTGCCATGAGCTAAAAGACACAGGAGGAAGGTTCATTGTAATGACAAATATACAAGGTTGTTAAAGGGACAGAGAATGGGAGATCTGATGAACAATGCAATAGATTTTGTATATTGCCAGAAAtgtatgaaaatgtaaataattactGACTGTCGGAATTCTTTCTTTTTAGGTCATTCACTCTCTTGCCAGACCTGCATGTCAGCCAGTAGTACTTCATGCCTAGGCCAACTTGTTACCTGCGCTCCTGATCATGTTTGTGCAGCTTCTTACACATTAACTACTATATGTAGGTATCATAGTATGTTATGGATAAATATGGTGGTTATGgtttgtatatataattgtatatatgtaGGATATGCACATTCTCACCATCTCAGCTGTATACTTATTTGTAGCTTGGCTGCTCTAAACCCCCAGTCCACTCTGTGTCCAAAAGAGAGAAGTAGAATTTATGATAATAACAGAAGACAATGCAAAGGATGGAGCAAAGAAGAGATTGGACCTCAGTACCGTAGTAACAGAAGGTTCTACTTGTTCATAGTGGGCTCTAAttttaaagctgaccatacatcaGACAGGGAAGTACTAGGCATTTCGAAGTTTAATTATTCATATGAGATGTCTGTAacttctagaccagtgatccccaacctgcaGCTTGTCAGcgacatgttcctcaccaaccccttggatgttgctcccagtggtttttatttttgaattccaggcttgaaggcaagttttggttgtataaatactagggattcactgaatctaCTCTTTTAGGattcccgaatcctttgtgaaagattagttCGAATAAGGAATCGTATTCacatgctaatttgcatatgtgaataagggaaatgagggggaaagagaactgtACTCACAGGGGGCAGTTACAAAAACTTGTGACTTCCTCGTTTgcgtggcaaaaagtcacgtttttttttttggattcggatgcTGTTCAGCCAGgtacttggatttggccaaatcctactgaaaaaggcagaatcttgttcaaatcccaaactgaatactggatttggcgcatccttATTAAGAACcctgtgtactgccaaacagagcctcatgtgaGGTaacagtccatataggggctaccaaatggccaatcacatctcttatttggcaccccagagacttatttatgcttgtgttgtttccccactctttttacatctgaatgttgctcacaggtaatgTAACATTGAATTGCTTAACCATACAGAAAGATAAACTGttggttagtagtgatgggcaaattttgcgGCGAATTTACGCGtttcgccactggtgaataaattcccgaaattacagcaaaaatttgccagcgatattcaatgctggtgacaattctgacgccggcgacaatttagacgccggcaacaattctaggcacccattgactttaatgggcatcagaattgtcgccagcgtctgaATTGTTGATGCCggcaaaatatattttgacgccggAATCAAAGTacacgtttcacaaattttttgccatttctcgaATTTTGCAGGAGAAATCACTATTGGTTAGTCTTAGGCACAGCCAACTTTTACTAAGTTATTCATTAAAGGGAAGTACGCTAATATGATATGCTAATCATCCTGTTTTGAGCTCTTCGGTACCCTTAGACTGTTTGTATATTCCTACAGATGGTGGACCTGCAAGTACAATATATACCCTCTCCTGTGCACCTCAGAGCCAGTGTGATAAACAAGGAAGTATCAGTATTTCTCAAGCAAAAATCAAACAAGGAACCTCCTGTTGTTTTACGGACAACTGCACCCCCACAACGCCGACCTGTAAGTGTCTCTTATTCATTCCAATGTTCcctgtgaaaaaatattttaaatttactttaaaattagatttttgcagGAAGGCACTTTTTCTTCCTTGGGTGGCCCATTCCTTTGACTATAAATATTTCAAACTGTCTCaatatatattactttttcaTGTCAGCAGTTCCACTTCCCAGAAAACAGAGTAGAAAGAACATACAAgtcaaggggactcctcaattgaccctttggCCACAACAGTTATTCacatttcattaaataaataggaccctGCCAgtctcaccccaaggcaatattcaaatccagaattccataagagatcactactatgctctgccatacCTCACTGAAGATTTGAGATCCGCACTATTTAATTATTTCCACCAGTGAGTATTAGGATGTCTCTACTTACAGAGAGAATGGCCCCAAATCTGCTACCAGCAgaactgcatctcccaccatgagagaagtgtATCTGCAGTGTCTCAATGATCCAAGCCACCAATCCAAGTCACCCAGCACAAGCAGTAATAGCGTCTGTATCAGGAGAGAGACAATTTTCTCCCTTAGGAGACTGCAAAGCCCTGATTTAAATCTGTCCGTTGACTTGATGGGACCTTGTTGCTTTCCTTTGCAAAAACTGCTTAAACCCAATTAAAGTACCCTTTTATTGTAGGGGGGTGATAATTTATCCTTCCACCCCCTAAATAAACACtggctttaaagtaataaaacatatttaggattaataattatAGGATTTAAATGATGAGTTATGTGATTACAAATGAACAGGAACAAATACATtgagttctttattttttttctccaaataaagTGCCAGTTGATAACTCTCAACAGAATGGACTGGTCTGCCGAAGTTGCATATCTGCAGACTCAACCTGGTGTTACACTAGTGATACCATGCAATGCACAGGAGAGGAGAAAATGTGTATCCTGCAGACTACAAAGATAACAGGTAAAATCAATGATATTGAGATAGAGAGattgttcctatagtaacagttggataatagtctctgggaagggagtgtgactgtgggatagcaggtatagtagggagagatggtgcctatagtaacagtggataatagtatctgggaagggagtgtgactgtgggatagcaggtatagtagggagagatggtgtctatagtaacagtgggataatggtctctgggaagggagtgtgactgtgggatagcaggtatagtagggagagatggtgtctatagtaacagtggataatagtctctgggaagggagtgtaactgtgggatagcaggtatagtagggagagatggtgtctatagtaacagtggataatagtctctgggaagggagtgtgactgtgggatagcaggtatagtagggagagatggtgcctatagtaacagtggataatagtatctgggaagggagtgtgactgtgggatagcaggtatagtagggagagattgtgcctatagtaacagtggataatagtctctgggaagggagtgtgactgtgggatagcaggtatagtagggagagatggtgcctatagtaacagtggataatagtctctgggaagggagtgtgactgtgggatagcaggtatagtaggtagagatggtgcctatagtaacagtggataatagtctctgggaagggagtgtgactgtgagatagcaggtatagtaggtagagatggtgcctatagtaactggataatagtctctgggaagggagtgtgactgtgagatagcaggtatagtaggtagacatggtgcctatagtaacagtggataatagtctctgggaagggagtgtggctgtgggatagcaggtatagtagggagagatggtgtctatagtaacagtgggataatagtctctgggaagggagtgtgactgtgggatagcaggtatagtagggagagatggtgcctatagtaacagtggataatagtctctgggaagggagtgtgactgtgggatagcaggtatagtagggagagatggtgtctataataacagtgggataatggtctctgggaagggagtgtgactgtgggatagcaggtatagtagggagagatggtgtctatagtaacagtggataatagtctctgggaagggagtgtaactgtgggatagcaggtatagtagggagagatggtgtctatagtaacagtgggataatagtctctgggaagggagtgtggctacactatatcataatatatttttttctacaggATCTCAATCACTCAGTACGGCTGTACGTGGCTGTGCTACTAAGAGTATATGTGATATCGGAAGCAATTCTATCAGTACTCCTCAACTTTCCATGGATGTCAAAATCTCATGTACTAGTGGCAGCTCTGGTGTTCAGCAAGGCTACATCATGTTATTACTTGTCCCCATCgctttaatgaaaatattgtattaaGCATTGTAAGCGGTTTTCTCTTACCTGCCATTCTCTCCAAAAACtgttcattttatttgcataatgaaagaggTTGTAATTCGGTAAAACTATCCTTTATATGTCacttaaaaattctatttttttttcaatgaaagtagcatttgtttgtttctttattttctggGTCTATTTGATGAAACTCCGCAGCCAGAGTCATTGCTCCTCCAGATCTCAACTGCTTCCTTCATACTAATATGTACATATGTTTTTAGTGCTAGCTTTACTATTAGTTGTAATCAGCCCTGTCTGCACACAAAACAGTAAGCTCAGGAAGGCAATATGGGGAGAagtcagggccatatttatatataggctgtTCCAGTGTCAGAATGGGGACCCAGGGCTCACCAGCCTGCTGCCTTAGGGGCCCCCACACAATCTCTTGACTCCCCATCCACAAAACACTTTCTGACCCCCCATCCCAACCGCAACCCAcctctgcaccccccccccattcctttaCAATCCTCCTCTGCTCCTCTTACCTATTCCTTCATGCGGCACCGACTGGGGCCAGAGAGGGAGGTCGAGCATTGACCGGATCAAGGGAAGGATGTATGGAGAGCT encodes:
- the LOC121395656 gene encoding phospholipase A2 inhibitor and Ly6/PLAUR domain-containing protein-like, giving the protein MRLSLGILSVFSALAATGHSLSCQTCMSASSTSCLGQLVTCAPDHVCAASYTLTTIYGGPASTIYTLSCAPQSQCDKQGSISISQAKIKQGTSCCFTDNCTPTTPTLPVDNSQQNGLVCRSCISADSTWCYTSDTMQCTGEEKMCILQTTKITGSQSLSTAVRGCATKSICDIGSNSISTPQLSMDVKISCTSGSSGVQQGYIMLLLVPIALMKILY